Proteins encoded within one genomic window of Neodiprion fabricii isolate iyNeoFabr1 chromosome 6, iyNeoFabr1.1, whole genome shotgun sequence:
- the LOC124185134 gene encoding uncharacterized protein LOC124185134: protein MTFKSLLNFGSFGRNPTQAVDRYHSGPSDYGHYDHGWGHGGHKGKGGSGGAALSALTLLAFLFLINVMQQSLDSNNGTATPAVVREGDQSAAPRARGDQASTNIVINDSTPSIKYVPIKTSLQVVQNKN, encoded by the exons ATGACCTTCAAATCATTGTTGAACTTTGGGTCCTTCGGCCGAAATCCGACACAAGCAGTGGATCGTTATCACAGTGGACCAAGTGACTATGGACATTACGATCATGGCTGGGGTCACGG GGGTCACAAAGGAAAGGGTGGCAGTGGCGGTGCTGCCTTAAGCGCGTTGACCTTACTTGCCTTTCTGTTTCTCATAAACGTAATGcag CAATCACTTGATAGCAATAATGGAACAGCGACACCTGCCGTTGTGCGCGAAGGTGATCAAAGTGCAGCACCTCGTGCCAGGGGTGACCAAGCTTCAACGAATATTGTCATTAATGATTCAACACCGAGTATCAAGTACGTTCCGATAAAAACCAGTTTACAAGtcgtacaaaataaaaattaa
- the LOC124185131 gene encoding uncharacterized protein LOC124185131, protein MQYNQFVSLCLVALVLGQASALPQHPQYDVQYPQQYQQVRDQRKFAEKPNAMKKVALDDLEDVSTNQIQEGSSGGFSWSNMLSMVMHMLLGQTGGNAGPSKNDIDDGAPPSPWANMLSVGLRVLSALLGGPQQQADGIDKVDNQSSPLQGVLTAVLGAFLGQGRDPDQVAVMAKQASEFIGIVMNLLDALKTSFSHRSLTARSMGKRDTISEAAVASISMLKGYVRSMKSFSGVGRAEDEGQRGCAERALCEANAECTADTQGQSSIFCQLGSYATSYLLQRQSGVAFEALSEAGRRGRSGEDCRTLFLDCNAV, encoded by the exons aTGCAGTACAACCAATTTGTATCCCTGTGCCTAGTGGCGCTTGTTTTGGGTCAAGCATCGGCGTTACCACAGCATCCTCAGTACGATGTACAGTACCCACAGCAATACCAGCAAGTCAGAGATCAGAGGAAATTCGCCGAAAAGCCAAATGCGATGAAGAAGGTCGCTCTTGACGATCTCGAGGATGTCAGCACCAACCAAATCCAG GAAGGTAGCAGCGGCGGCTTTTCCTGGTCGAATATGCTGAGTATGGTGATGCATATGCTGCTCGGTCAAACCGGCGGCAATGCAGGACCTAGTAAAAATGATATCGACGATGGAGCACCTCCTAGCCCCTGGGCGAATATGTTGTCGGTTGGTCTACGCGTTTTGAGTGCCCTCCTGGGTGGACCTCAACAACAAGCTGACGGTATTGACAAAGTGGACAACCAAAGCAGCCCATTGCAG GGAGTATTGACAGCGGTGCTGGGCGCATTTCTGGGACAGGGGCGAGATCCTGATCAGGTAGCAGTCATGGCAAAACAGGCCTCCGAG TTCATAGGCATCGTTATGAACCTCTTGGACGCCCTGAAGACATCATTCTCGCACCGTTCTCTCACCGCCAGGTCTATGGGAAAGCGGGACACCATTTCGGAAGCCGCCGTTGCCTCAATTTCCATGCTCAAG GGATACGTACGATCCATGAAATCTTTCAGCGGAGTCGGCCGCGCCGAAGATGAAGGACAACGCGGGTGTGCCGAGCGTGCTCTTTGCGAAGCTAACGCAGAATGTACCGCAGATACACAAGGGCAATCCTCGATCTTCTGTCAATTGGGATC ATACGCGACCAGTTACTTGCTTCAAAGGCAGAGTGGAGTTGCATTCGAAGCTTTATCCGAGGCTGGCCGACGCGGCCGTTCAGGTGAAGACTGTCGAACGCTTTTCTTAGACTGTAACGCAGTTTAA